Within Roseisolibacter agri, the genomic segment CCCGGAGCTGCCGCGCCCCTTCAAGACGCCGCTCGTGCCGATCGTCCCGGCCCTCGGCATCCTGGTCTGCGGGTACCTGATGTACGGCCTCCCGCCGGATACCTGGCTCCGCCTGCTCGTCTGGCTGGCGCTCGGCCTCGTGATCTACTTCCTGTACGGCAAGTCGCACTCGCGCGTCGGCCAGATGGACACCGGCCGCTGAGTCGACCGACGGCGCGGGACCACCGGGTCCCGCGCCGTCGCGCGTCTCGAGGACCGCAGGGCCGCTCCCCCGGGAGCAGCCGGCGGTCCTCGTGCGTTGCGCCATCCGGTGGCGCGCCGCCTGCCCTCGACACTCCGCTGACACGCTGCGGCGCTTTCGCCGCCCCTCCTCTCCGCATGACCACGGCGCTCTCCCCGCTCCCGGACCTCCTGGCCCTCCCGCCCGCGCGCGCGGAGGCGATCCGCGCCCTCGCGCCGTACCTGCGCCCGGGGCGCCGCGTGGCGCTGTCGACGCACATCAACGCCGACGGCGACGGCTGCGGGTCGGAGGTCGCGATGGCCGGCCTCCTGGCGCAGCTCGGGATGACGCCGATGATCGTCAACCCGACGCCGTGGCCGGAGATGTTCCGCTTCCTGCTGCCGGACGAGGCGCTCGACCAGAGCCCGCGCGGGGCCGCGGCGCTGCGCGAGGCGGACGTCCTCATCGTGCTCGACATCTCGGACGTGAAGCGGCTCGGCGTCCTGGGCGACACGGTGCGCGGGCTCAAGATCCCGAAGCTGGTCATCGACCACCACATCGCGACCGAGGACCCGGCCGGCGACGTGGTGGTGAGCGACACGTCCGCGTGCGCCACGGGAGAGCTGGTGTTCGACCTCGCGCGCGTGCTGGGCCTCGAGCTCACGACGGCGGTGGCGACGGGCCTCTACGTCGCGATGCTCACGGACACGGGCGGCTTCCGCTTCAGCAACACGTCGCCGCGCTGCCACGCGATCGCGGGCCAGCTGCTGGCGGCCGGCATCGAGCCGGAGGACATGTACCGTCGCGTGTACGCCTCGGTGCCGGTGGGGAAGCTGGAGCTGCTGCGCGAGGCGCTGGCGACGCTGGAAGTGGATCCGTCGGTCGGCCTCTCGTGGATCTCGGTCCCCGCGGGCGCGATGGAGCGCTTCGGCGTCCGCTCCGAGGACCTCGACGGGATCGTCGAGCACCCGCGCTCGATCGCGGGAACGCGCCTCGCGCTCTTCTTCCGCGACCTGGGCCACGGCAAGGTGAAGGTGTCGTTCCGCAGCACGGGCGACGTGGACGTGAACGCCCTGGCGCGGGGGTTCGGGGGGGGCGGACACGCCAAAGCCGCGGGAGCGCTGGTGGCGGGCGGCCTCGACACGGTCCGCGACACCGTCGTCGACGCGGCGCGCGCGTATCTCGCCGCGATGGGGGACTGAGGTACTCGCTGACTGCTCGCGGGCGTTGGTGCGCGGGCGGGTGGGTGATTGATGCGCTTCGGCTCCCGGCGACCTTGCGCTGCGGAGCCTCACGGCTGCGCGTGAGTCTCCTTGCTACGGTCGCAGGTCGCCTGCGCACACCCATCACCCACCCACCCCGAGCTTCAGCGCGCAGTCAGGCGGGCGCGCGGTCGTAGTCCGCGCGAGACGGTGCGGCGTCGGCGTGGACGGCCGGTGCCGCGGCGCGCCCCGGCCGTCGCCAAGTTGGGCACGGGCCTACCATGCTGGGCGCGGCGTGGGTGGGACGGGCAAAGCCGACCTGCGACCGTAGCAAGGAGACCCGATGCGCGCGGCGCGATCGGGGCTCCGCAGCGCAAGGTCGCTGAGAGCCGGAGCCCGTCCCACCCACGCCGCGCGGCGCACGAGCCACCCGGAACACCGAAGCCCGAACCCGGCCGGGAGTGCACGCGCGCTCCCGGCCGGTCTAGCTTTAGAAGACCATCAAATCAATGTCTCCCGGACCGCTCGCGCGCCGGCGCGGAGTCCGGGTGCGTCCCTACATCGCATGAGCCAGCCTCTCCAGCAGCGCATCGCGGACGCTCTCGCCCGCGTGCACAACCCCCGACTCGGCGCCGACGTCGTGGCGGCCGAGCAGGTCCAGGACGTCGCCGTCACGACCGACGGGAAGGTCCGATTCACGCTCCTCCTCGACGCGTCCGACGACGCGACGCTGGTGCGCGAGGCGCGCCTCGCCGTCGAGGGCGTCGAGGGCGTGTCGGACGTGCGCATCGACGTCACCGACCCCGCGGAGTTCGCGGCCGGCCGCGACGCGCGCCGTGGCGCGCAGCGCGCGGCGCACACGCATGGTCACACGCATGGTCACACGCACGCCGCGCCCGCGGCCGCGCCGCGCGGGCCCGCGCGCGCGCTGCCGGTGATGGACGCCGCGCCCGCACGGCCGGCGACGCCCGCCGCGCCGACGCCCGTCGCGTATCCGCACCTCGGGAAGATCATCGCCGTCTCCAGCGGCAAGGGCGGCGTCGGCAAGTCGACCGTCGCGGTGAACCTCGCGGCGGCGCTGGCGAAGCAGGGCGCGCGCGTGGGCATCATGGACGCCGACATCTACGGCCCCAATCTCCCGCTGATGCTCGGCGTCAACGAGGCGCCCCCGGTGCGCGACAACATGATCCAGCCGCTGATGGCGTTCGGCGTGAAGGTCATGAGCATCGGCTTCCTGATCGAGCGCGACCAGCCCGCGATCTGGCGCGGCCCGATCGTGATGAAGGTCATCAACCAGTTCCTGAAGGACGTCGCCTGGGGCGAGCTCGATTACCTGCTGGTCGACATGCCGCCCGGCACCGGCGACGCGCAGCTCTCGCTCGTGCAGGCGACGCACGTGCACGGCGCGATCGTCGTCACGACGCCGCAGGCGGTCGCGGTGGGCGACGCGCTGCGCGGCGTGCGCATGTTCGAGCGCACGGGCGTGCCGGTGCTCGGCATCGTCGAGAACATGAGCTACCTCGAGAACCCCGAGACGGGGAAGCCGATCGCGGTGTTCGGCTCGGGCGGCGGGCAGCAGCTCGCCGACGAGGTGCAGGTGCCGCTGCTCGGCCAGGTGCCGCTCGATCCGCGCGTCGTCGAGGGCGGCGACACGGGCCGCCCGATCGTCGTCGCCGCGCCGCAGACCGGCGCCGCGCGCGCGCTGACGTCG encodes:
- a CDS encoding Mrp/NBP35 family ATP-binding protein; the encoded protein is MSQPLQQRIADALARVHNPRLGADVVAAEQVQDVAVTTDGKVRFTLLLDASDDATLVREARLAVEGVEGVSDVRIDVTDPAEFAAGRDARRGAQRAAHTHGHTHGHTHAAPAAAPRGPARALPVMDAAPARPATPAAPTPVAYPHLGKIIAVSSGKGGVGKSTVAVNLAAALAKQGARVGIMDADIYGPNLPLMLGVNEAPPVRDNMIQPLMAFGVKVMSIGFLIERDQPAIWRGPIVMKVINQFLKDVAWGELDYLLVDMPPGTGDAQLSLVQATHVHGAIVVTTPQAVAVGDALRGVRMFERTGVPVLGIVENMSYLENPETGKPIAVFGSGGGQQLADEVQVPLLGQVPLDPRVVEGGDTGRPIVVAAPQTGAARALTSLAERVAERVAERYGVPAGR
- a CDS encoding DHH family phosphoesterase, whose protein sequence is MTTALSPLPDLLALPPARAEAIRALAPYLRPGRRVALSTHINADGDGCGSEVAMAGLLAQLGMTPMIVNPTPWPEMFRFLLPDEALDQSPRGAAALREADVLIVLDISDVKRLGVLGDTVRGLKIPKLVIDHHIATEDPAGDVVVSDTSACATGELVFDLARVLGLELTTAVATGLYVAMLTDTGGFRFSNTSPRCHAIAGQLLAAGIEPEDMYRRVYASVPVGKLELLREALATLEVDPSVGLSWISVPAGAMERFGVRSEDLDGIVEHPRSIAGTRLALFFRDLGHGKVKVSFRSTGDVDVNALARGFGGGGHAKAAGALVAGGLDTVRDTVVDAARAYLAAMGD